A segment of the Candidatus Neomarinimicrobiota bacterium genome:
ACTGCTCATCGTCCTGATAGGATGGATGATTCTCGAAGGGGTGTTGGTGGTGATCCGGTCCAAACGCTTCGCGGAAGCAACGACAAAGGGGTGAAGTATCGGTAGACAACTGGAGTTGTTCGAGAAAGAAAAGAGACGGTGGGAGAAGGAAGTCAATTCCTCCCCGACCCGCAATCACAGCTACGAGACGGCAAGCGGGGAACCCGTGAACCTCCTCTATTATCCCGATGGGATTGAGGACGACTACCTGGAGAAACTGGGTTTTCCCGGTTCATATCCGTACACCAGGGGCATTCATGCGAACATGTACAGGGGCAGATTGTGG
Coding sequences within it:
- a CDS encoding methylmalonyl-CoA mutase family protein — translated: MFEKEKRRWEKEVNSSPTRNHSYETASGEPVNLLYYPDGIEDDYLEKLGFPGSYPYTRGIHANMYRGRLWTMRQFSGYGTARETNERFHFLLKEGQTGLSVAYDMPTLMGYDGD